The SAR324 cluster bacterium genomic interval GTGGAACGCGCCCAAGGGAGGAGTTGATCCATGTCGAAGCATAGCATCACGATTGAAATTAATGGCGAATCATTCACCCGAGAGGTAGATTCCCGAAAATTGTTGATCCATTTTCTCCGCGATGACCTAGCTCTGACCGGCACACACATTGGTTGTGATACGTCTAGCTGTGGTGCCTGTACGATTCTTTTGAACGGGAAGTCGATCAAGGCCTGTACTTTCTTCGCGGTTCAGGCGAACAATCAAAAGATTGAGACGATTGAGGGAGTCGAGCAAGGAGGGCAGCTTCATCCACTTCAGGAAGGTTTTCATCAGGAGCATGGACTACAGTGTGGTTTCTGTACTCCGGGGATGATAATGCGAGGAAAAGAATTGTTAGAAAAAAATCCTAACCCAACAGAAGAGGAAATTCGCTGGGGAATTTCAGGGAATTTGTGTCGTTGCACAGGCTACTCGAACATCATCAAGTCGATCCAGTATGCCGCCAATAAACTGAACGAGAAGCAGGAGGAGGCCGCATGATAATGTGCAAGACATCCAAAGAAATTGGGGGCATGGGGCATAGCCTCAAACGTAAGGAAGACGCACGCTTTATCCGAGGGCTGGGCAAATATACAGATGATGTTCAGTTGCCAGGCATGCTCTACATGGACATTGCCCGTAGTCCCTTTGCCTATGCCAAGATCAAGAGCATCGACAAAAGTGTGGCAATGGAGATTCCTGGAGTACTAGCTGTCATCACTGGGGAAGACCTCAAACAGTACAACTTGCACTGGATGCCAACATTGATGTCAGACACCCAGATGGTCCTGCCCACTGATACAGTTATGTATCAGGCTCAGGAGGTTGCTGCGGTGATTGCTACAGACCGCTACATTGCTGCTGATGCGGTTCAAGCTTTGGAAAACTCGATTGAGTATGATTCGATGAGGCCAATCATCGATCCGCACAAGGCACTAGATGCAGATGCACCGCTATTACGCCCAGATAAAGATGGGAAGACAGATAATCACATTTGGCATTGGCAGACGGGTGATGAGGAGGCGACTGAAAAGGCTTTTAGTGAGGCAGAGGTAGTGGTCAAAGAACAAGTTTACATTCCTCGAATTCACGTTGCTTCTATCGAAACCTGCGGTTGTGTAGCCAGTTACGAAAAAGCTGAAGGTAAGCTGACAGTCTGGATGACAACACAGGCTCCCCATGCGATTCGCACCGTGATTGCTCTTGTTGCAGGTCACGTTGGCCTCTCAGAAGAGCGTATTCGTGTAATTTCTCCAGATATTGGAGGTGGTTTTGGAGGCAAGGTGCCGGTTTATCCAGGCTACGTCATCGCAATTGCCGCAAGCTTTCTGATTGGTAAGCCAGTCAAGTGGATTGAAGACCGCTCCGAGAACCTTCAGGCGGATTCTTTTGCCCGTGATTACCACATGACCGTTGAACTGGCCTCCACCAAGGAGGGTAAGATGACCGGCCTGCGAATCAAGACCTTGGCCGACCATGGTTACACGGATGCGGCAGCGAATCCTTCCAAGTTTCCTTCAGGACTCTTCTCGATTGTGACGGGTTCTTACGATATACCAACAGCCTTCACCGAGATGGACGCAGTCTACACAAACAAGCCACCGGGAGGTGTCGCTTATCGTTGTTCTTTTCGAGTGACAGAGGCTGTGCACGCGATTGAGCGAATTACGGATGTGCTCGCTCAGAAGTTAGGACGAGATCCCGCAGATCTTCGGTTTCAAAACTTCATTCAGAAAGATCAGTTTCCCTACCGCTCTGCCTTAGGTTGGGAATATGACTCTGGTGACTATGCCCCAGCTTTGCGCAAGGCAATGGACATGGTGGGCTACGAGGAGTTGCGTAAGGAGCAGGTAGAGAAACGTGCCCGAGGTGAGTTGATGGGTATCGGTATCTCCAGCTTCACCGAAATTGTTGGGGCAGGCCCTTCCAAGGATTTCGATATCCTCGGAATCAAGATGTTTGACAGCGCTGAGGTCAGAATCCATCCAACGGGGAAGGCAATCGCTCGTTTCGGTACTAAATCCCAAGGTCAGGGTCATGAAACAACGTATGCGCAGATCCTCGCTGAGGAGTTGGGCATTCCAGCCATGCATATCCAGATTGAGGAAGGAGATACGGACACCGCTCCTTATGGACTGGGAACCTACGCGTCACGGAGTACACCTACCGCAGGGGCTGCTGCTGCAAAGGCGGCTCACAAGATCCGTGACAAGGCTCGTAAAATCGCTGCGTATCTCCTAGAAGTCAGTGAAGAAGATCTAGAATGGGAGCCTGGGAAGTTTTTTGTTAAAGGAGCTCCAGAGCGTTCCAAGACGATCCAGGACATTGCGTTTGCGGCTTATACTAATCACCCACAAGGAATGGAAGCTGGGCTGGAAGCAACGCACTACTATGATCCTCCCAATCTGACCTTCCCCTTCGGATCCTACATCTGCGTGATGGACATTGATCCAAAAACAGCAGA includes:
- a CDS encoding aerobic carbon-monoxide dehydrogenase large subunit, with product MIMCKTSKEIGGMGHSLKRKEDARFIRGLGKYTDDVQLPGMLYMDIARSPFAYAKIKSIDKSVAMEIPGVLAVITGEDLKQYNLHWMPTLMSDTQMVLPTDTVMYQAQEVAAVIATDRYIAADAVQALENSIEYDSMRPIIDPHKALDADAPLLRPDKDGKTDNHIWHWQTGDEEATEKAFSEAEVVVKEQVYIPRIHVASIETCGCVASYEKAEGKLTVWMTTQAPHAIRTVIALVAGHVGLSEERIRVISPDIGGGFGGKVPVYPGYVIAIAASFLIGKPVKWIEDRSENLQADSFARDYHMTVELASTKEGKMTGLRIKTLADHGYTDAAANPSKFPSGLFSIVTGSYDIPTAFTEMDAVYTNKPPGGVAYRCSFRVTEAVHAIERITDVLAQKLGRDPADLRFQNFIQKDQFPYRSALGWEYDSGDYAPALRKAMDMVGYEELRKEQVEKRARGELMGIGISSFTEIVGAGPSKDFDILGIKMFDSAEVRIHPTGKAIARFGTKSQGQGHETTYAQILAEELGIPAMHIQIEEGDTDTAPYGLGTYASRSTPTAGAAAAKAAHKIRDKARKIAAYLLEVSEEDLEWEPGKFFVKGAPERSKTIQDIAFAAYTNHPQGMEAGLEATHYYDPPNLTFPFGSYICVMDIDPKTAEMKIRRFVAIDDCGNIINPMIVTGQIHGGLAMGIAPAMYEELIYDDDGNILNGTFMDYLLPTSVETPNWETGHTITPSPHHPLGAKGVAESPTVGAPPAVANAVVDALSHLGVTHVDIPVTPFKVWQILKEKGVIS
- a CDS encoding (2Fe-2S)-binding protein — protein: MSKHSITIEINGESFTREVDSRKLLIHFLRDDLALTGTHIGCDTSSCGACTILLNGKSIKACTFFAVQANNQKIETIEGVEQGGQLHPLQEGFHQEHGLQCGFCTPGMIMRGKELLEKNPNPTEEEIRWGISGNLCRCTGYSNIIKSIQYAANKLNEKQEEAA